ACATGTCATCACAACCAGCGACAAAGCATGGTCGCGATTACTACTAATTCCACCAGGCCGTCCCGTCCCGGAGCACGGCCATCGGGGTCGCGAACTCACCCTCGTGTTGTCCGGCAGTTTTACCGATCAGCATGGCGCGTACTCACGCGGAGATATGGAGGACGTTGCCGAAGATACCGTCCATAGCCCTGCCGCAGGCCCCGGCGAGAACTGTGTCTGCCTCGCCATCACAGACGCACCGATCAAGTTTACGGCCCTGTTACCGCGCCTCATCCAACCGTTTATCCGTATTTAGCGGTCCTCGGCCGGCTTGCTCCTGCGCTGGCACGAGATCCGATAATACGAAGATGCCGTTTGTAGGAAAAATGGAGGAGATAGCGCCTGCCATTCTAATCCAACGTGAGAGGGTCAAACGGAAAACGATAGCAGCCGGCGCCTGAGGTGCGGTAAATACGCCGCCCAATATCTTGATTCAGACAACCCACATCATGTTTTGAACCAACCCCAAGGCTATTCCAATTCAATTGCCTGCCGACAACCAGCGCTAACGCAAAGTTACGATGACCTCGTTTCGCCGAAGAGATGGAATTGTCCAAGGCGGATTGTAACCCGCCATCTTCCAGTCATTGAGATGCTCTTGCTGTTTAGTTTCGAGCCACTCAGCCAACAGTTCTCGCTTCTTTTCCGCTGCTTCGTTGTCGAACGAACCAGTGAACCGTACCGCGGCGACACTGTGTTCAGGAATTTCGACGATCTCTATCAGCTCGTTTTTTGGGCGTGGTGCTGTTTCAATCGTGTAGTCGTCGGGAAGCACAAAGCCGATGGTCCAGCCGCCGGCCCCATTCTTAGATTGCTCAACAAACACTGCCACCGCTTCAGTATCTCTTCTTGGCGCGGAGATCACTGGGGCCGTCATTTGGATCTCAGTCATTCCCTGGTTTGCACCGGAGATATAACCAAACAAGCGACTGAAACCTGTACCCACTGCGTCATCAAATGGCTCGTCGACATATGTCTGGGCGACGACGTACGCGCCATATGTCCGAATTTGAAAATCACCATCCTGTATGACGACCTGGTGCGGCGGTTCTTCTGCGGCCTTGCCGCCAAAAACGCTGCACGCTGCCATAACAAAACCGGCAACTGCTACAACTAATGAGTTGCGCACTAATCTGGACATATACACTCCATTCATTCCTAGTTTTATACGAACGGTGTGTCGTTATGGATCAGTCGTATTTTGTCAGGGCCATTTGCGGCGATATCGTTGGCACCTGTTCTGCTCCCCGAAACCTGAAACCAAAACCCACTCGCCAAATCAGCAACAGGGCCCGGTTCACGGGGGCGATCACAACAGCAAATGCACACAAACTATGTGTTGAGCGAATTTTGTCCGTTAGTGATGGCAGCCTGGCAATCGCCCGTCTTCTCCGTCCCATTTCATGGGCGATTTGGAAGCAGCGCAGGTCCGTTCCGATGGAGTTCGAGGGAGACGCCGTCGGGCGAGCGAACTAAACCATATTGCCAACCCCTATTTGCTCACTATGCGGCTGGTCTCCTTTGAACCGAGCAAATCGAAGCAAGACCGAAGCGATGCGTCTAGGTCGGCCCCGCGCACTATCGTGTGCAGGTATCTCATCCGCAGGGGTCCCCGACTATTTGGGTAGGTAGTTCAGAAGCTTTTTTCATCCGAGATTTGTTGCTAACTAGGCTCGTAGCGCGCGTGCAGCAAAGGCGTAACGGCCGTCCGCGCCGTCGACGAAATGCATGTGATCTGCCGAATAGGCCGATGGAACGATGCACGTCATCAAGGCAGTTTTCTGCAGATGCATACCGTATCGAACGATTCGTCCGGTCGTGGCTTCCTCCAGCAGGCTGCGAAGCTTCCCGATCGTTTCTTCTGAACAATCTACAATCATCATCAGAGCATCATCAAATTTTCGAAAATCAGTGTTGCTCGCAACCGCACTTCGATACTGATCGGGATCAAATCGAGGAAAGCGAATTCGGGCCTTAAACACCGACCAAACAAAAAAAGTGCTTGCGAGCACACGGAAGCGTCGCCAGATGAGTGCGCGGCCATGGCGAACGATACGCGCCTGCAGTGAGTTGGCATCCGTCGGCCAACGGACGTTCGGCCCTTCGGCCGGAACCGGGTTGAGACGCGGCGCCTTCTCAAGTATCTCGATAACGCGCGAAATGGCAGTGCGAAAACAGGCCCCATTC
The sequence above is a segment of the Pseudomonadota bacterium genome. Coding sequences within it:
- a CDS encoding heme-binding protein translates to MSRLVRNSLVVAVAGFVMAACSVFGGKAAEEPPHQVVIQDGDFQIRTYGAYVVAQTYVDEPFDDAVGTGFSRLFGYISGANQGMTEIQMTAPVISAPRRDTEAVAVFVEQSKNGAGGWTIGFVLPDDYTIETAPRPKNELIEIVEIPEHSVAAVRFTGSFDNEAAEKKRELLAEWLETKQQEHLNDWKMAGYNPPWTIPSLRRNEVIVTLR
- a CDS encoding DUF3095 family protein, with the translated sequence MLEKAPRLNPVPAEGPNVRWPTDANSLQARIVRHGRALIWRRFRVLASTFFVWSVFKARIRFPRFDPDQYRSAVASNTDFRKFDDALMMIVDCSEETIGKLRSLLEEATTGRIVRYGMHLQKTALMTCIVPSAYSADHMHFVDGADGRYAFAARALRA